The Pelagibacterium halotolerans B2 nucleotide sequence CGCGGGACGAACTCAACCGCGAGTCGTCCGCGGCCAGACCGGGCGGTTCACTGCGGCGTTGGGTGCTGCTGCGCTCGCGCTGCACGATGTCTTGTCGCCTCAACTCTCACTCGAATATTCGCCGGCGGTCGCGACCGCACGGCCTTAGGACTATCCATGCCCCTATCGCGCACCCAGCTTTCTCATCGCTTTGGTCAACGTCGCACCAGCCCCAGGCTGGTCGCCCTGCATCGGATGCTGTCGCGGCTGAAGTCAACAGTCACCGTGCTTCACACGGGTGCCCATCCGGACGACGAGCAGAACGCGATGCTCGCTTTCATGCGCTTCAGGCTCGGCATGCGCACGGTTATCGGCTGTTCGACGCGCGGGGAGGGTGGTCAGAATACGCTCGGGCCCGAACGCGGAGGTGCCCTTGGGATCGTCCGGACCCGCGAGCTTGAAGAAGCGGCCAAGGTCATCGATGCCGATATCGTTTGGTTCGGTTTCGGCCCTAACGATCCTGTCCATGATTTCGGATTCTCCAAGAACGGCCAGGATACCCTCGAGCGCTGGCAGCACGACCTGATCGTCGAGCGCATGGTTCGTGCCTATCGCAGCGAAAGGCCCGATATTGTCATCCCGACATTTCTTGATGTGCCCGGTCAGCACGGCCATCACCGCGCCATGACCATGGCTGCCGAAGAGGCGATCGCGCTTGCCGCCGATCCCAACGCCTACCCCGAGCATTTCGTTCTGGGCCTGGCGCCGTGGCAGGTCACCAAATACTACCTGCCCGCCTGGTCGGGCGGGGGCTCGACCTATGATGACGAGGTGCCGCCGCCACCCGAAACTGTAAAGGTGAGCGCGACGGACCCCGATTTCGCCACCGGCATGCCCTTTGACGAGATCGGAGAGTGGTCGCGATTCTATCACGCCAGCCAGGGCATGGGGCGCTGGCCGGACGATCTGCGAACCGAATGGCCGCTTCACCTTCGCGTCGGACCGAACGACAACGGCGGCATTGCCGACAACATCCCGCGTCGGCTCGCCGACATCGTTCCGGGGCTTGCGGCCGCCGATACGGCCATAGCGACGGCCATAGCCGCCTTCCCGAATGCCGATGACATCATCGCGCCATTGTCCGTGGCGCTCGAAATCATCGAAGCTCATGCCGATGTCGTCCCGGCCGAGCACCTCCACCGCATCGAAACCATGATCGCCGATCTCGAAGCTGCCATGTTGGTCGCGAGTGGCATCGATTGCGTCGCCGCGCTCGACAGAGAGGTTGTTGCGCAAGGCCAGACCGTCGATTTGAGCCTGACGCTTCGTGGCGCGCCCGCGGATGTTTCGATCGATGTCATTATACCCGAAGGCGTCTCGATCATCACACAGTCACGGGGTCGATATACGCTCGAGGTTGCGCCCGATGCTCCGATCACCGACCCGTTCACCCAGACATACTCGGCCTCGGGAGCCAATGGTGATGCCTGCATAATCCTGACGCTGACCATCGCCGGGCGAACAATCTCGCGCGCCTTTGCCCTGGAGCGGCCGCTGACCATTGTGCCCGCGGCATCGGTCGACCTGACGCCCAGCGCCCTGCTGGTGGCGGCTGATTCGGAGTTTTCCGGCCTCTCCGTAGAAGCCAAGATCGAAGGTGGTGCCAACAAGCTGAGCCTTTCCAGCCTTGAGGGTGTCGAGATTTCACCGAGCCGGGATGGCATAACGCTCTCGGGAGGGGGCCTTATGGAGGGGCGCTATTCTCTCGATGTGATGCTCGACGATGCCCCCGCTTTCACCGCCAGCACAATCGATTACGCCCATATCGGCAAAAGTCTCTATCTCAGCCCCGCACGTATCGACATCCTTGCGCTCAAGCTTGCGCTGCCCCAGGACCGCCGCGTCGCCTATATCGGCGGGGGGGGCGCCACGACAATGTCGGGCGCTGGCTGAACCGCATGGGGTTCAAGGTGACCGAGCTCGATGCACCTGCACTTTCTGAAGATCTTTTGAAATTCCCCACCATCGTCGTCGGCCTTTTCGCCTTCGGCCTTCGTCCTGATCTGGCCGCGAGCGCTCAGGCGTTGCAAGCCTATGTCGAGGCTGGCGGTAATCTCGTCACGCTCTACCATCGCCCGTGGGATGGCTGGAATCCCGACACGGTCCCCCCGCGCTTTCTCAAGATCGGCCAGCCCTCGTTGCGCTGGCGGGTGACCAATCCCGAGGCGGCGGTTGAGATTTTGGCGGCAGATAATCCCATCCTTTCCGGTCCCAATCCGATCTCGGTGCGCGACTTTGACGGCTGGAACAAGGAGCGTGGCCTCTATTTCGCGTCCGAATGGGACCCGGCCTACAGCCCCCTCCTTGCCATGAGCGACAAGGGTGAAGCGCCGCTCGAAGGCGCATTGCTGACCGCCGAAATCGGCAAAGGGCGTCATACGCACACCAGTCTCGTCCTGCACCACCAGCTCGACAATCTCGTGCCCGGTGCGTTCCGGATCATGGCCAACCTCGTGGCGGGCGGCCGCATGTAGATGGCCGACCCGGCGCCCTCTTACCGCAGCGGCATTGCCTGGCTTCTGGCCGATATGACGCTGGTGACCGCAATGACCGTTCTCGTCAAGTTCGAGGGCGCCACCTATCCGGCGATCCAACTCGTATTCATCCGCTCGCTGATCGGGCTGGTGTCCATCCTACCGTTGGCCTGGCGCAAACGTCGCGCGGTCACCGGCACCAAACAGCCCTTCCGGCATCTGGTGCGCGTGGGTTGCAACACGTTGGCCCTGACCTGTAATTTCACTGCGCTGGCGGCGCTGCCACTGGCGCTCGTCAATGCCATAGGCTTCATGCGTCCACTCGTTGTCATGCTGTTTGCCGCCTGGCTGCTGGCCGAAAAGATCGCTCCGGTACGCTGGATCGGCACCGTTATCGGATTTGCCGGCATCCTCGTCATTGTTGCACCGGGCGAAGTTGCATTTTCCTGGGGACTTGCCGCTGCATTCGGCTCGGTGCTGTTCGGCTCACTGGCCGTTATCCAGATCCGCGCCATGGAAAACGAGGACACTGCCGTTCTCATGGTCTTTTACACTGTAGGGCTTTCGGTCCTGACCGCCATTCCCGCCGCGCTCGTCTGGCAGCCGGTAGCATTGGCCGATTGGCCGACATTGCTGGCCATCGGCATCCTGGCCCAGATCGGGCAGTATTGCTTCCTGCGTGCCTACCAGACGACCCCGGCGCGGATATTGGCTCCCCTGGGGTATCTGTCCATAGGCTTTGCCGCGCTCGCGGGGTTCATCTTTTTCGGCGAAATTCCCTCATGGGCAACGATCATCGGCGTGGCGATCATTCTCATTGCTCTGCAATCGACCAATATGCTCGAAGCGGCCGCGACCCGGCGCAAGGTCAATTCGGAGGCCGAACGATAAAAAAACGCCCCGGCGAACCGGGGCGCTCATCGTCACAACCGTAACCTTTGGCAACTATTCGGCCGGCTGGACGAGATTGGCGAGCAGGCGGAATGCGCCCGGCACCAGATGATCGAGCTGATGGTGCAGGATCAGGCTGGTATGGGTATGCCGCCCGGCTCCGATCTGGGCCGAAAGCAACGAGCCATTCAGAGGATCTTCACCGGTATCGTGCATGGCCAGAAGCGGCTTATAGACCTCATCCCATTCCTCGGCGAAATACAGCCCGCGCTCTTTGTCCCAGTTCGCCCAGTCGTCGGCCCCGATGGCATTGGGGTAGTTGAGCAAGGGGTGATCGGGTTCGAGAACGTCGACTTCGGCATTTGCATCGGTGACGCGGAAGCGGATCGAGGGTGATCCGATCTTGAGGTAAGCGACGGGTATCGTCTCCGGATTCCAGCCATCGGAGGGGCGATGATAAAGGGTCACCAGATGCCCGCCATTGCGCACCCAGTCGTGGATGGCGGTAATGTTTTCCGCGAGATCCGGCCGTCGCCCGAAGGCAAATATGCCGACCACAATAGTGCGAAGATCGCGATAGGTACCGCTCGAGATATCCTCGGGCGAGAGCTCCACGACATCGAGGCCCAGGCGCTCCATCCACAGCCCGACATTGTCGTTACCTCCCGAGACGTACCCGATCCGCTTTACCGATGGCAGCTCGGCTCCGACCGCCTGTACGGGAACGGACACCGTTGTGGGGACGACCGATCGGCCGATATGGGGGTAGGAGAAGGTGTTGATCTGATAGGCCCGCTCACCCAGCAGATCGGGTTCGATGTCAAAGCGTGACTGTTCGAGAGCGTTGGGCGGTACCAGTTCGAACGTTCCGCTCATCTCCGAAGCACGTTCTGTTTCATCGAGCGCCCAACCTTCGGGAACCGGCATGGTCAGATCAGCCAGCGTCGCGTTGTTGAGCGTCGCCGTCAGGGGAACGGGGGCCAACTCGGCCGTCGTGTTGAAAACGACAGCGCTCGGCTCGATCGTCATGGATGCCTTGGGGATGACACGCAACTGGTCTTCAAGATCGACGTCGAGCACAACCGTGCGCCCGCCGATATTGAGCGACACCCGTGTGTGCGCGTCGCCATTGCCCCCCAACGGGTCGAATTCTTCGCTGAGCGGGTTTGTGTAGCCGGCGTCTTCGGCGACCGAAACCGTCTCGCCCGAAGCTGATAGCCCCTCGCGCGCAACGATCTCGACGCCCTCGATTGTCACGTCCTCGGGACCATCCACAATGGTCTTGACGACCACTTCGTCACCTGGTGTGACGTCGCCGCCTTCGGTATAGGACCGGATTTGCACGCCCGCCGCAGCGGCAAGGGCAAGATCGATTTCCTTGACCTTGCGATCCAGCCGGTGCGCGACGTTGGCCCGCAATTCGTCAGGCAGCGTTTCGCGGGCCATGTCGATGATTTCGCCCACCCTGCCAACTTTGGCGAGCACGACGACGGGATCGCCATAATCGGCGATTGCCTCTTCGATCAACCCTTGAGCTTCGCGCAACGCATCTGCTGTGTCGGCAGGCATTCCGTCGAGTTCGGCAATGTCGCCGACCGTTGCGATCAGGCCCTCCCGGATATCGCTTTCCTCGCCACCTTCGCCGCCGCCGGTCACACGGGTGAGGTTGAGTTCCCATTCGGTCTGGGGCTCGGGACGCCAGCGGCCCATGCCCTGGGTCAGATGGCACGAGCGCGACCACTCGCCCATCTGTGGGAAAGTTGCGCCGGAAATCTTGTCGCGCTCGGGCGCCGTAACGACCAGTGTTACCGGAGGAGGCGGCACCTCGTCGTCATACACTCCACCGCCGCCGCCATAGGCCGGCTGATAGATTTTCGGCACTTCCCAAGTGTCGAGACCGCCGGCGATCTGATCGGGAAATTCTTCGGGATTGCCCGAGAGTTCGGCCGCAATGAATGTCGCGACATTGGCGGCCCGATGATGGCCGTGCTGGCCGGGAACGTCCAAAAAGCAGTTCATGATGATGTCGGGCTTGTACTTGCGGAACGCCGCCGTCATGCGCTCGACGATCTTGTCACGGCCCCACTGGTCGATGGTCTCGTTGGGGTCTTTGGAAAAGCCGAAATCGTGGACGGAATCGGTGTGCCCGAAGCTGCCGAACGCCAGCGAGGCATCGAGCGAGCGCGAGGCTTCTTCCATTTCGCGGGTGCGCAGCACGCCCAGCACCGAGCCCAGTTCCGGCCCGATCGAGTTCTGCCCGCCCTCGCCGCGGGTGATGGCATAGACCACCGGATGGATGCCATAGACGTGCCGCAGCGCGGCGAGCATCGCCGAAGGTTCGTCATCGGGGTGCGCACCCGTGGTCATGATCGTTGCAGTGGAGGTCAGCCGCTCGAGACGGCGATAGAGGGTGACAATGGCCGGCTCGAGTTTCTGCTGGGCGATCAGGTCGAGATCGCTGAGCGGAGCCGCCCATGCCGGGATGTGCGAGGCTGCATACATCGCCGGCAAGGACGCAATGAACATGCGTCGTGTGATCTTGGTCATCGGGACAATCCTACCTTTGAAATTTCGCTCCTATGGGCCGTGCAACGGCGCCTTGCATCGGATCTTCTCGTCCAATTTGATCATGAGTATGCGTCCGGAAAAACAATAACACAAGTGAGTTACTTTATTGATCGATCCGTGGATGATTTGAATAAGGAAATGGCGCAACTGCGCGCTCGGCGAGGGACTGCCTCCTGGGGAAGACAGTCGGTTTCGCGCTCTGCACTCGAGGGGAATGCACCCTTGCGCTCAGCCCGGGGGGGTGCCTCCGATCACAGACTGAACGTCAGATATATTCGGGCTTGGCCAGATACCTGAAAACCATGTCGATGGTGTTCTGACGCAGACTTGCCTGGCTGTCTGCCGAGCCCATGTCGCGACCGAAAAGATGCGAAAAGGTTGCCCGGTTCGAAACGTTGAAAAAGCACAGCGCGCTGATCTGCCAGTGTATTTCCAGCGGGTCCAGCCCTTCGCGGAAAACGCCTTCCTCGACGCCCTTGGCATAGATCGACCCGATCCGCGCGATGGCCGCCTCATTGACGGCGCGCAGCGCCGGCGAGCGCTCCATATAGCGCCCTGAATGAATATTTTCGATCATCACCATGCGGATGAAATCCTCATGCTCGGAATGATGATCGAAGGTAAAACCGACGAGGCGACGCAATCCCTCTAGTGGTGGGAGGCTCTCGATATCGAGTTCTGCCTCCCCCTCGCGCACGACGCGATAGGCGTTTTCCAGCGCGCTGACATAGAGCCCCTCTTTGTCGCCGAAATAGTAGTAGATCATCCGTTTGCTGGCGCGGGTCTTTTCGGCAATCTCGTCGATGCGCGCGCCGGCCAACCCATTGAGAGCAAACTCGGTTGACGCGACTTCGATGATGTTGCGCCGCGTGCCTTCGGGGTCCTGCTGGCGTCGGCCGGGCCGCCCGGTGTTTTCGATACTGCTCAATATCCCGCCCTCGCCACACAGAATCGCCAATTGACTAAACTAACTAGTTCGTACATTAATCACCTATTGTCGCGCCCGCATTTAGGTCGAGACGCTCGAAAAACACAAGGGCGGGTCTCAACCGCCCAAAGAGGATGCATTTTGACTGTACCGTCGGGACAAACGGGATCTTCAAGCATGGTGAACTTGGGACGAGGGTTGGCTGAATTGCTTGATATCGGCGCAAAAGGGGCGATTCACATCGGCCTGCTCGGCCGGGGAATCGGTGCTTCGCTCTCCCCCGCCATGCACCGGCAGGAGGGCGAGCGGCAGGGGTTGGATTATCACTATCACCTGATCGATTTTGATGCCCTCGCCCTTGGCGACGAGCATTTGGGAGATGTTGTCGACCTGCTGGAAAAAGTTGGCTTCCGCGGCGTCAACGTCACTCATCCCTTCAAGCAGGCCGTGATCGCTCACCTGCACCAGCTCGCGCCCGATGCCAGAGAGATTGGGGCGGTCAATACCGTGATATTCGAGGACGGTCAGCGGATTGGCCACAATACCGATTGCTGGGGGTTCGCAGAAAGTTTCAGGCTTGGCCTGCCCGACGTGCCTCGAGCGCGCGTTCTGCAGATCGGGGCGGGGGGTGCAGGTGCCGCGGTCGCCCGCGCCCTTATCGAGGTAGGGACCCGCGACCTTTTCGTATTCGATACCGACGCGGCCCGCAGCGAGGGTCTTGCGGCGCGTATGCGGGAAATGACCTATGAGGTCACCACCGTCGCCGATATCTCCTCGATCGGATCCTTCGATGGCGTCGTCAACGCCACCCCCATCGGCATGGATAAATATCCCGGCATGCCTGTCGACCCCGACCAGTTGACGGCCAGCCAATGGGTTGCCGACATCATCTATTTCCCGCGCGAAACCCGACTGATAAAATGTGCGGCGGTGGCCGGATGCGCAACCCTTCCGGGAACCGGTATGGCCATATTTCAGGCAGTGAAGGCCTTTGAACTCTTTACCGGCCGCATCCCCTCGCGTGAGGAAATGACCCGCAGCTTTGAAACGGCGGCCTGATCGGCCGGTATTACAGCCTGCCGGTGCTCAGGATGTGGTCGATGCCCGAGTGAATATGCTGGGCCAGCTTGGCCTGGGCGCCTGCAACGTCCCGCTCGAGAGCAAGCCGGAACAGTTCCTTATGGTCTTCGGAAACCCCGTCGCCGCGAAAGCTTGCAGCCAGAAGATGGTAGCGCATGAACCTGTCGAAAATCGACTGATGAATCGCCAGCAGGGACTTCGATCCACAAGCCGAAATCAGCGCGTGATGAAACGCGAAATCATACTTGATCCACTCAAATGTCCGGTTGGCATCGCCGGCCAGCAGCGCCTTCTCGATCGAGGACAGCTTGTGATGGGCGGCAACCACATCGGCCTCCCAATCGAGGTCGCCTGCCGCAAAGGAAAGCGCAAGCGCATGGTTTTCCAGCACCAGTCGCAGATCGCCAACTTCACGCAGATTGTCCACCGAGGCGGGGCTGACTTCGAAGCCACGTTGCCCTTCCGCCACCACGAGGTCTTCCGTGGTGAGTCTGTTGAGAATCTCTCGGAGCGTGGAAACGCTGACCCCGTACTTGCTTTTGAGGTGCTCGAGCTTGAGCTTCTGCCCCGGCTTTAAATCACCCGAGACGATATCGCCCCGGATCTTGCGAAAA carries:
- a CDS encoding shikimate dehydrogenase; translated protein: MVNLGRGLAELLDIGAKGAIHIGLLGRGIGASLSPAMHRQEGERQGLDYHYHLIDFDALALGDEHLGDVVDLLEKVGFRGVNVTHPFKQAVIAHLHQLAPDAREIGAVNTVIFEDGQRIGHNTDCWGFAESFRLGLPDVPRARVLQIGAGGAGAAVARALIEVGTRDLFVFDTDAARSEGLAARMREMTYEVTTVADISSIGSFDGVVNATPIGMDKYPGMPVDPDQLTASQWVADIIYFPRETRLIKCAAVAGCATLPGTGMAIFQAVKAFELFTGRIPSREEMTRSFETAA
- a CDS encoding PIG-L family deacetylase, which produces MTKITRRMFIASLPAMYAASHIPAWAAPLSDLDLIAQQKLEPAIVTLYRRLERLTSTATIMTTGAHPDDEPSAMLAALRHVYGIHPVVYAITRGEGGQNSIGPELGSVLGVLRTREMEEASRSLDASLAFGSFGHTDSVHDFGFSKDPNETIDQWGRDKIVERMTAAFRKYKPDIIMNCFLDVPGQHGHHRAANVATFIAAELSGNPEEFPDQIAGGLDTWEVPKIYQPAYGGGGGVYDDEVPPPPVTLVVTAPERDKISGATFPQMGEWSRSCHLTQGMGRWRPEPQTEWELNLTRVTGGGEGGEESDIREGLIATVGDIAELDGMPADTADALREAQGLIEEAIADYGDPVVVLAKVGRVGEIIDMARETLPDELRANVAHRLDRKVKEIDLALAAAAGVQIRSYTEGGDVTPGDEVVVKTIVDGPEDVTIEGVEIVAREGLSASGETVSVAEDAGYTNPLSEEFDPLGGNGDAHTRVSLNIGGRTVVLDVDLEDQLRVIPKASMTIEPSAVVFNTTAELAPVPLTATLNNATLADLTMPVPEGWALDETERASEMSGTFELVPPNALEQSRFDIEPDLLGERAYQINTFSYPHIGRSVVPTTVSVPVQAVGAELPSVKRIGYVSGGNDNVGLWMERLGLDVVELSPEDISSGTYRDLRTIVVGIFAFGRRPDLAENITAIHDWVRNGGHLVTLYHRPSDGWNPETIPVAYLKIGSPSIRFRVTDANAEVDVLEPDHPLLNYPNAIGADDWANWDKERGLYFAEEWDEVYKPLLAMHDTGEDPLNGSLLSAQIGAGRHTHTSLILHHQLDHLVPGAFRLLANLVQPAE
- a CDS encoding GntR family transcriptional regulator, with product MANAKPLHDAMDEISDTVGEQAFRKIRGDIVSGDLKPGQKLKLEHLKSKYGVSVSTLREILNRLTTEDLVVAEGQRGFEVSPASVDNLREVGDLRLVLENHALALSFAAGDLDWEADVVAAHHKLSSIEKALLAGDANRTFEWIKYDFAFHHALISACGSKSLLAIHQSIFDRFMRYHLLAASFRGDGVSEDHKELFRLALERDVAGAQAKLAQHIHSGIDHILSTGRL
- a CDS encoding PIG-L family deacetylase, coding for MPLSRTQLSHRFGQRRTSPRLVALHRMLSRLKSTVTVLHTGAHPDDEQNAMLAFMRFRLGMRTVIGCSTRGEGGQNTLGPERGGALGIVRTRELEEAAKVIDADIVWFGFGPNDPVHDFGFSKNGQDTLERWQHDLIVERMVRAYRSERPDIVIPTFLDVPGQHGHHRAMTMAAEEAIALAADPNAYPEHFVLGLAPWQVTKYYLPAWSGGGSTYDDEVPPPPETVKVSATDPDFATGMPFDEIGEWSRFYHASQGMGRWPDDLRTEWPLHLRVGPNDNGGIADNIPRRLADIVPGLAAADTAIATAIAAFPNADDIIAPLSVALEIIEAHADVVPAEHLHRIETMIADLEAAMLVASGIDCVAALDREVVAQGQTVDLSLTLRGAPADVSIDVIIPEGVSIITQSRGRYTLEVAPDAPITDPFTQTYSASGANGDACIILTLTIAGRTISRAFALERPLTIVPAASVDLTPSALLVAADSEFSGLSVEAKIEGGANKLSLSSLEGVEISPSRDGITLSGGGLMEGRYSLDVMLDDAPAFTASTIDYAHIGKSLYLSPARIDILALKLALPQDRRVAYIGGGGATTMSGAG
- a CDS encoding TetR family transcriptional regulator yields the protein MSSIENTGRPGRRQQDPEGTRRNIIEVASTEFALNGLAGARIDEIAEKTRASKRMIYYYFGDKEGLYVSALENAYRVVREGEAELDIESLPPLEGLRRLVGFTFDHHSEHEDFIRMVMIENIHSGRYMERSPALRAVNEAAIARIGSIYAKGVEEGVFREGLDPLEIHWQISALCFFNVSNRATFSHLFGRDMGSADSQASLRQNTIDMVFRYLAKPEYI
- a CDS encoding DMT family transporter; protein product: MADPAPSYRSGIAWLLADMTLVTAMTVLVKFEGATYPAIQLVFIRSLIGLVSILPLAWRKRRAVTGTKQPFRHLVRVGCNTLALTCNFTALAALPLALVNAIGFMRPLVVMLFAAWLLAEKIAPVRWIGTVIGFAGILVIVAPGEVAFSWGLAAAFGSVLFGSLAVIQIRAMENEDTAVLMVFYTVGLSVLTAIPAALVWQPVALADWPTLLAIGILAQIGQYCFLRAYQTTPARILAPLGYLSIGFAALAGFIFFGEIPSWATIIGVAIILIALQSTNMLEAAATRRKVNSEAER